In the Paenibacillus thermoaerophilus genome, one interval contains:
- a CDS encoding SGNH/GDSL hydrolase family protein, translated as MSEQTASNGKVPVSKLDENMRLESVSEDGMRWHSPARPPFRLEGFPWFEYDGVYRRLPKNPRLPIPAAVDALADCTAGGQIRFRTNSKKLALRVRLDGVADMNHMPATGQCSFDCYLEQDGVMRYHSTGRYNHTLSEYETVLISAGDGAMRSVTLYFPLYRGVKEVLVGLEEEAELLPPPPLADDRRILIYGTSITQGGCANRPGMAYPNIMSRRIPLEMVNLGFSGNGKGEPEVAEIISDIPNPAMLVLDYECNCSADKLDETCSGFIRIFRERHPGVPILVVSRIRFAADRFYESSRDLANRRRQILIDNVERCRAAGDDRVYFLDGSTLLGEDHYEECTVDGVHPTDLGFMRMADGLTPVVQRILREAGFPV; from the coding sequence ATGTCCGAACAAACCGCATCCAACGGGAAGGTGCCGGTTAGCAAGCTGGATGAGAATATGCGATTGGAGAGCGTCTCGGAAGACGGCATGCGCTGGCACTCGCCCGCCCGGCCGCCGTTCCGCCTGGAAGGCTTTCCTTGGTTTGAATACGACGGCGTTTACCGGCGTCTGCCGAAAAATCCGCGTCTGCCCATACCGGCCGCCGTCGACGCGCTGGCGGATTGCACCGCAGGAGGACAAATCCGCTTCCGCACGAATTCCAAAAAGCTGGCGCTGCGCGTCCGGCTTGACGGCGTTGCCGACATGAACCATATGCCCGCAACCGGCCAATGTTCGTTCGACTGCTATCTGGAGCAGGACGGGGTTATGCGCTACCACAGCACGGGCCGGTACAACCATACGCTCTCCGAATACGAGACGGTGCTGATCAGCGCCGGGGACGGCGCGATGAGATCGGTTACGCTGTATTTCCCGCTGTACCGGGGAGTGAAGGAGGTGCTCGTCGGCCTGGAAGAAGAAGCCGAACTGCTGCCGCCGCCTCCGTTGGCCGACGACCGCCGAATTTTGATCTACGGCACCTCGATTACGCAAGGGGGATGCGCGAACCGTCCCGGGATGGCTTACCCGAACATCATGAGCCGCCGCATTCCTTTGGAGATGGTGAATCTCGGCTTTTCCGGCAACGGCAAGGGGGAGCCCGAAGTCGCCGAGATTATCTCGGACATCCCGAATCCGGCGATGCTGGTGCTCGATTACGAATGCAACTGCAGCGCCGACAAGCTGGACGAGACTTGCAGCGGCTTTATTCGCATCTTCCGCGAACGCCACCCGGGCGTGCCGATTCTGGTCGTGTCGCGCATCCGGTTCGCCGCGGACCGTTTCTACGAGAGCTCGCGGGATCTCGCCAACCGCCGCCGGCAGATTCTGATCGACAACGTGGAGCGGTGCCGGGCCGCGGGCGACGACCGGGTGTATTTCCTGGACGGCTCGACGCTGCTGGGCGAAGACCATTACGAAGAATGCACCGTCGACGGCGTTCATCCGACCGATCTCGGGTTCATGCGCATGGCCGACGGCCTGACGCCGGTCGTGCAGCGTATCCTGAGGGAGGCCGGCTTCCCGGTTTGA
- a CDS encoding DMT family transporter: protein MGWLYVVIGGLFEIAWAMGLKYSEGFTNVPMTAFTIAAIGFSFWMFAKSMKMLPIGTAYTVFTGIGTAGTAIIGMLFLGEPAGAANVFFLSLLLLGIIGLKMTSKE from the coding sequence ATGGGTTGGTTGTATGTGGTGATCGGCGGGTTGTTCGAGATCGCCTGGGCCATGGGGCTTAAATATTCGGAGGGCTTCACGAATGTGCCGATGACGGCCTTCACGATCGCGGCGATCGGGTTCAGCTTCTGGATGTTCGCCAAGTCCATGAAAATGCTGCCGATCGGAACCGCGTATACGGTATTCACCGGCATCGGCACGGCGGGTACGGCGATTATCGGCATGCTGTTCCTCGGCGAACCGGCCGGAGCGGCGAACGTGTTTTTCCTGTCGCTGCTGCTGCTCGGAATCATCGGCCTGAAAATGACTTCGAAGGAGTGA
- the sbnA gene encoding 2,3-diaminopropionate biosynthesis protein SbnA, with amino-acid sequence MTIDEGVFRAVGATPTVRLAKALGDTPFALYAKLEMLNPGGSSKDRPALAMLRNAVREGIVRPGTTVVESSSGNLAISLAQFCNYMDLPFICVVDPKTTPVNLRLLRLYNARIEMVAEPDPATGEYLPARLARVQRLLSEIPGSYWPNQYRNAENARSHFETTMPELVASLGRIDLLFVGVSTCGTLRGCSDYVRERGLPTRVVAVDVAGSAVYGRSQGGRRKLPGLGAAIVPPLRPEPGSVDTVTVEERDCVAGCRLLLRRESILAGASSGGVLAAVARCRSRIPDGAVCAVILPDRGDRYLDTVYDDEWVAREFGAEALREPDRLLSGGSADSPIADGQEEVS; translated from the coding sequence GTGACGATCGACGAAGGCGTGTTCCGCGCGGTCGGCGCCACGCCGACCGTACGGCTCGCCAAGGCTCTCGGCGACACGCCGTTCGCGCTGTACGCCAAGCTGGAGATGCTGAATCCCGGCGGCAGCAGCAAGGACCGGCCCGCCCTCGCCATGCTGCGGAACGCCGTGCGGGAGGGAATAGTGCGGCCCGGCACGACGGTCGTGGAATCGAGCTCCGGGAATTTGGCGATCAGTCTGGCTCAGTTCTGCAATTATATGGATCTTCCGTTTATTTGCGTCGTCGACCCGAAGACGACCCCCGTCAATCTGCGGCTGCTGCGGTTATACAACGCCCGCATCGAGATGGTGGCGGAGCCCGATCCGGCCACGGGCGAATATTTGCCGGCCCGGCTCGCCCGCGTGCAGCGTCTGCTGAGCGAGATTCCCGGCAGCTACTGGCCCAATCAATACCGCAACGCCGAAAACGCGCGGTCGCACTTTGAGACGACGATGCCGGAGCTTGTCGCCTCGCTGGGCCGCATCGACCTGCTGTTCGTCGGCGTCAGCACGTGCGGCACGCTGCGCGGATGCTCCGATTACGTGCGCGAGCGGGGCCTCCCGACACGAGTCGTCGCCGTGGACGTCGCCGGCAGCGCCGTCTACGGGCGTTCGCAAGGAGGCCGCCGCAAGCTGCCGGGGCTCGGCGCGGCGATCGTGCCGCCGCTGAGGCCGGAGCCGGGCTCGGTCGACACGGTGACGGTCGAGGAGCGCGACTGCGTGGCCGGCTGCCGCCTGCTGCTGCGGCGCGAATCGATCCTGGCGGGAGCTTCGTCGGGAGGCGTGCTGGCCGCCGTCGCGCGCTGCCGGAGCCGCATACCGGACGGCGCGGTATGCGCCGTCATCCTGCCCGACCGGGGCGACCGCTATCTCGACACGGTCTACGATGACGAATGGGTCGCCCGGGAGTTCGGAGCCGAGGCTCTGCGGGAGCCGGACCGGCTGCTGTCGGGCGGCTCGGCGGATTCGCCCATCGCGGACGGACAGGAGGAAGTGTCATGA
- a CDS encoding pectinesterase family protein, whose product MIELVVAADGSGDYASVQDAIDAVRVLSPQPVTIRIRRGVYREKVDIPDTKPDLTIVGEDAEHTVIVWNDHAGKPDRRGRPMTTFGTATMRIAADGVRVEHLTIANEAGWGPGIDQAVALYVAGDRCVFRGVRLLGWQDTLYAGRGRHYYADCHIEGHVDFIFGSATAMFDRCEIRSLRDGYVTAASTPRDVPFGFVFRDCRLTRAPEANAVYLGRPWRAWAYTVFIRTWMDAHIVPAGWDPWGDESNKSTSRYGEYASSGPGGSPEARVGWARQLSEDEAASLTPDRIFRGGDVWVPRD is encoded by the coding sequence ATGATCGAGCTGGTAGTGGCAGCCGACGGGAGCGGGGATTACGCCTCCGTGCAGGATGCGATCGACGCGGTGCGCGTGCTGTCTCCGCAGCCGGTCACGATCCGGATTCGGCGCGGCGTCTACCGAGAGAAGGTGGATATTCCGGATACGAAGCCGGATCTGACGATCGTCGGGGAGGACGCGGAGCATACGGTGATCGTCTGGAACGATCACGCCGGCAAGCCGGACCGGCGGGGGCGGCCGATGACGACGTTCGGGACCGCCACGATGCGGATCGCTGCGGACGGCGTTCGGGTGGAGCATTTGACGATCGCCAACGAAGCCGGGTGGGGCCCCGGCATCGACCAGGCGGTGGCGTTGTACGTCGCGGGCGACCGATGCGTCTTCCGCGGCGTCAGGCTTCTCGGGTGGCAGGATACGCTGTACGCGGGCCGGGGGCGGCACTATTACGCCGACTGCCATATCGAAGGGCATGTCGACTTCATCTTCGGCTCGGCGACCGCCATGTTCGACCGGTGCGAGATTCGCAGCCTGCGGGACGGCTACGTGACAGCCGCTTCGACCCCGAGGGACGTGCCGTTCGGTTTCGTGTTCCGCGACTGCCGGCTGACGCGCGCGCCCGAGGCGAACGCGGTTTATCTCGGCCGGCCTTGGCGCGCTTGGGCGTATACGGTTTTCATCCGGACGTGGATGGACGCGCACATCGTTCCGGCCGGCTGGGACCCGTGGGGCGACGAGAGCAACAAGAGCACCAGCCGCTATGGCGAATACGCCAGCAGCGGTCCGGGCGGCTCTCCGGAGGCGCGGGTCGGCTGGGCCCGGCAATTGAGCGAGGACGAAGCCGCATCCTTGACGCCGGATCGGATCTTCCGCGGCGGGGACGTCTGGGTTCCGCGCGATTAG
- a CDS encoding 2,3-diaminopropionate biosynthesis protein SbnB, with translation MRYINDDHVRMMGIPWRELIERLRSVLECRLRGDAAQPLKPYLRYGDRRNRIIAMPAYVGAPLHVAGLKWIASFPGNKSRGLPRAHSVTVLNEADTGRPAAVCNSALLSQIRTAAVTALTLEELLRARAAGEAARPLDALCFGWGPVGRLHARMLFELFGDRIGALAVHDPAGVDLTGIAPQHRHRVRAAPSWQEAYKSADVVLTCTVAPGRYIDLPPKPGALLLNVSLRDYRLEALDGAVDAIVVDDWEEVCREDTDIERLHLQRGLQRDKTIALDEAVCRGRWGAAAGGGTVLFCPMGLAAFDLAVADWYVRQAERAGIGLELPD, from the coding sequence ATGAGGTATATCAACGACGATCATGTCCGCATGATGGGCATACCCTGGCGGGAGTTGATCGAACGGCTCCGGTCGGTGCTGGAGTGCCGTCTGCGCGGCGATGCCGCCCAGCCGCTGAAGCCGTACCTCCGTTACGGCGACCGCCGCAACCGGATCATCGCCATGCCCGCTTACGTCGGCGCCCCGCTGCATGTCGCCGGGCTCAAGTGGATCGCCAGCTTCCCCGGCAACAAGAGCCGGGGACTGCCGCGCGCCCACAGCGTCACGGTGCTGAACGAGGCGGACACGGGGCGGCCCGCGGCCGTCTGCAACAGCGCCCTGCTCAGCCAGATCCGGACGGCGGCCGTCACCGCGCTGACGCTCGAAGAGCTGCTGCGGGCGCGCGCCGCCGGGGAAGCGGCCCGGCCGCTTGACGCGCTGTGTTTCGGATGGGGACCGGTCGGCCGGCTACACGCGAGGATGCTGTTCGAGCTGTTCGGCGATCGGATCGGCGCGCTGGCGGTCCATGATCCCGCCGGAGTCGACTTGACGGGCATCGCCCCGCAGCATCGCCACCGCGTCCGCGCCGCGCCCTCCTGGCAGGAGGCGTACAAATCGGCCGACGTCGTGCTTACCTGCACCGTGGCTCCCGGCCGCTACATCGACCTGCCCCCGAAGCCGGGCGCGCTGCTGCTGAACGTCTCGCTGCGGGACTACCGCCTGGAGGCGCTGGACGGCGCGGTGGACGCGATCGTTGTGGACGACTGGGAGGAAGTGTGCCGCGAGGATACCGACATCGAACGGCTTCACCTGCAACGGGGCCTCCAGCGCGATAAAACGATCGCCCTCGACGAGGCCGTCTGTCGCGGCCGTTGGGGCGCGGCGGCCGGAGGCGGCACGGTGCTGTTCTGCCCGATGGGGCTGGCCGCATTCGACCTCGCCGTCGCCGATTGGTACGTCCGGCAGGCGGAGCGCGCGGGCATCGGCCTGGAGCTGCCGGATTAA
- a CDS encoding AMP-binding protein — MEQAMLRALHEKAERTARAFPWYADMIRGTDIRRLNDLPPMTAEVLERRYYAAEPPAGACTVYRTSGTSGGTRKAIVYSEDDERRYVERKIELFRRLTGGLGYTRAASDMGTGHAASTAETIFRELGFETLSIPYQAPVGEHLERLRAFRPDVLYTMPSLLDALLEAAADPAALGLKRVLLVGETASPEWQSNSAKLLGIARESVIDTYGCIEIGTIAYFRHDLGRYVLLDGLIAEGLDPSEAGLPDTELSPGESILTLTSFDRELFPAIRYVTYDVVRDLRETEVDGRKTATFQALVKRVGAELKHGEKISLYDIEEVVCRHILHAAIRVGVARNRLAVGIRAAKESLTAERLEAIRLDLQEKLPEIGRMISGGLLDEIVVYADADGQPLRSGVVKHKKLYTD, encoded by the coding sequence ATGGAACAGGCCATGCTGCGAGCGCTGCACGAGAAAGCGGAGAGGACGGCTCGCGCTTTTCCCTGGTACGCGGACATGATCCGGGGAACCGACATCCGCCGGTTGAACGATCTGCCGCCGATGACGGCCGAGGTGCTGGAACGCCGCTACTACGCGGCCGAACCGCCGGCCGGCGCTTGCACCGTCTACCGGACGTCCGGCACCAGCGGCGGCACGCGCAAAGCGATCGTCTACTCCGAGGACGACGAGCGCCGGTACGTGGAGCGCAAGATCGAGCTGTTCCGCCGGCTGACGGGCGGACTCGGTTATACGCGGGCGGCGTCCGATATGGGGACGGGACATGCGGCGAGCACGGCGGAGACGATATTTCGGGAACTGGGCTTCGAGACGCTGTCGATCCCGTATCAGGCTCCGGTCGGCGAGCATCTGGAGCGGTTGCGGGCGTTCCGTCCCGACGTGCTGTATACGATGCCGTCGCTGCTCGATGCGCTGCTGGAGGCGGCCGCCGATCCCGCCGCGCTTGGATTGAAGCGCGTCCTGCTCGTCGGCGAGACGGCCTCGCCCGAATGGCAGAGCAACTCGGCCAAGCTGCTCGGGATTGCCCGCGAATCGGTTATCGACACGTACGGCTGCATCGAGATCGGCACGATCGCGTATTTCCGCCACGACCTAGGCCGCTACGTGCTGCTGGACGGCCTGATCGCCGAAGGCCTCGATCCGTCGGAGGCCGGTCTGCCGGATACGGAGCTCAGCCCGGGCGAGTCGATCCTGACCCTGACCTCGTTCGACCGCGAGCTGTTCCCGGCCATCCGCTACGTGACGTACGATGTCGTGCGGGATCTGCGGGAGACGGAAGTGGACGGGCGGAAGACGGCCACCTTCCAAGCGCTGGTCAAGCGCGTCGGCGCGGAGCTGAAGCACGGGGAGAAGATCAGCCTGTACGACATCGAAGAGGTCGTTTGCCGCCATATCCTCCACGCGGCGATTCGCGTCGGGGTCGCCCGCAACCGGCTTGCCGTGGGGATTCGCGCCGCCAAGGAGAGCCTCACCGCCGAACGGCTGGAAGCGATCCGCCTCGATCTTCAGGAGAAGCTGCCGGAGATCGGGCGCATGATATCCGGCGGACTGCTGGATGAGATCGTCGTGTACGCCGACGCGGACGGCCAGCCGCTCAGATCGGGCGTTGTCAAACACAAGAAGCTTTACACCGATTAA
- a CDS encoding TetR/AcrR family transcriptional regulator, whose amino-acid sequence MTLAKIRQAALELFAEQGYEGTALSEIARAVGIRTPSLYAHVSSKEELFLGLLRDAMEWENAWMARVLAGPGPVKDEADRESRLKSFFFAYTDLPGASPERRLLQRTLMYPPKALKEKVQETFAYYEGRLTDLLGAIGYRDFVKAAPSPEAWVSAMYCLLDGLWLEQRFYPGPEYERRRQAVWEFAKRTLIDR is encoded by the coding sequence ATGACGCTGGCCAAAATCAGACAAGCCGCGCTTGAACTGTTCGCCGAGCAAGGGTACGAAGGAACGGCGCTGTCGGAGATCGCCCGCGCGGTCGGCATTCGCACGCCTTCCCTGTACGCGCACGTGTCGTCGAAGGAGGAGCTGTTTCTCGGCCTGTTGCGCGACGCGATGGAATGGGAGAACGCATGGATGGCGCGCGTGCTGGCCGGCCCCGGACCGGTGAAGGACGAGGCCGACCGAGAGTCGCGGCTGAAGTCCTTTTTTTTCGCGTATACGGATTTGCCCGGCGCGTCTCCGGAGCGCAGGCTGCTGCAGCGGACGTTGATGTATCCGCCCAAGGCGCTGAAGGAGAAGGTTCAGGAGACGTTTGCTTATTACGAAGGACGGCTGACGGACTTGCTGGGCGCGATCGGCTACCGCGATTTCGTCAAGGCGGCTCCTTCGCCGGAAGCCTGGGTGTCGGCGATGTATTGTTTGCTGGACGGGCTGTGGCTGGAACAGCGCTTTTACCCGGGGCCCGAGTACGAGCGGCGCCGCCAGGCGGTCTGGGAGTTTGCGAAGCGGACGTTGATCGACAGGTAA
- a CDS encoding DMT family transporter yields MAWVFLICSGICEMIGVTLMKKSEGFTKRLPTIGAIAVGFLSFYTLSRALGSIPIGTAYAVWTGIGSAGSVLLGMIWFGESRSWLRLFFICCIIGGVAGLKFFGAEAA; encoded by the coding sequence GTGGCCTGGGTGTTTTTGATCTGTTCGGGCATCTGCGAGATGATCGGCGTGACGCTGATGAAGAAGTCCGAAGGCTTCACGAAGCGGCTGCCGACGATCGGCGCGATCGCGGTCGGATTCCTCAGCTTCTATACGCTGTCGAGGGCGTTGGGCTCCATCCCGATCGGAACGGCGTATGCCGTATGGACGGGCATCGGATCGGCAGGCAGCGTGCTGCTGGGTATGATCTGGTTCGGCGAATCGCGGAGCTGGCTGCGGTTGTTCTTCATCTGCTGCATCATCGGAGGCGTGGCCGGGCTGAAGTTTTTCGGAGCGGAAGCGGCTTGA
- a CDS encoding gluconate 2-dehydrogenase subunit 3 family protein codes for MEERNGQHPPDRSRRRFLKYSGAALGGAVVGGVIGGAIVGGLNNRGGKGNGTGSAGNNKDNAAADYNQAAMFFTLQQLRITEAAAERIFPKDELGPGAAELGVAYFIDHQMASPFGVNAREYRMGPFFKAEPTQGEHVRIPRRDLFTMGIQALEDTAKSKYGKPFAELSDEEKDAVLAMMENGEIPVVDSGTGKAFFNLLRRLTLEGVYADPLYGGNKNMQGWAMRKYPGNQMSYTDIMESDKFVEIAPKSLRHHLVSE; via the coding sequence ATGGAGGAGCGGAACGGACAACATCCGCCGGACCGATCCCGACGCCGTTTTCTGAAATATTCGGGGGCGGCGCTTGGGGGAGCGGTTGTCGGCGGAGTGATCGGCGGGGCGATTGTCGGCGGACTGAACAACAGGGGCGGCAAAGGAAACGGGACCGGTTCCGCCGGGAACAACAAGGACAACGCGGCTGCCGATTACAACCAAGCGGCGATGTTCTTCACGCTGCAGCAGTTACGGATTACCGAAGCCGCCGCGGAGCGTATTTTCCCCAAGGATGAGCTCGGCCCCGGCGCGGCCGAACTGGGGGTCGCGTACTTCATCGACCATCAGATGGCCAGTCCTTTCGGCGTGAACGCGCGGGAATACCGAATGGGGCCGTTCTTCAAGGCCGAACCGACGCAAGGCGAGCATGTCCGCATCCCGCGCAGGGATCTGTTCACGATGGGCATTCAAGCTCTGGAAGATACCGCCAAGAGCAAGTACGGCAAGCCGTTTGCCGAACTGAGCGACGAAGAGAAGGACGCCGTGCTCGCGATGATGGAGAACGGCGAGATTCCGGTGGTTGACAGCGGGACAGGCAAAGCGTTCTTCAACCTGCTTCGCCGGCTGACGCTCGAAGGCGTCTATGCCGATCCGCTGTACGGCGGCAATAAAAACATGCAAGGCTGGGCCATGCGGAAATATCCCGGCAATCAGATGTCGTACACCGACATCATGGAGTCGGACAAATTCGTGGAAATCGCGCCGAAAAGCTTGCGCCACCACCTGGTGTCCGAGTAG
- a CDS encoding Gfo/Idh/MocA family protein, which translates to MLRIGIIGLDTSHSVAFTELLNREEHPHHVPGGRVTVAYPGGSPDFPLSIGRVEGFTKRMKEEFGVEIVDSPEAVAAKCDALLLESSDGRVHAEQFAAIAPYGKPVFVDKPLAVTSADARLIAELAERNGIPVMSSSALRYAVPLVQALAAEESPVSGIDAYGPMDIEPTQGGLFWYGIHTVEMVYAALGPGCVEVIARANESHDVVTGVWADGRIATIRGNRIGNYRFGAILHRASGSQPVDVSATPKPYYASLLEQVIGMFRTGAAPLAMAETLEVIRFVEAANESRETGRPVRL; encoded by the coding sequence TTGCTCCGAATCGGAATCATTGGATTGGATACGTCCCACAGTGTGGCGTTCACGGAATTGCTGAACCGCGAGGAGCATCCCCATCATGTGCCGGGAGGACGGGTGACCGTCGCTTATCCGGGCGGATCGCCGGACTTCCCGCTGAGTATCGGACGCGTGGAAGGCTTCACGAAGCGGATGAAGGAGGAGTTCGGCGTCGAGATCGTCGATTCGCCCGAGGCGGTGGCGGCGAAGTGCGACGCGCTGCTGCTCGAATCGAGCGACGGCCGCGTGCACGCCGAGCAGTTTGCGGCGATCGCGCCGTACGGCAAGCCGGTGTTCGTCGACAAGCCGCTGGCGGTCACCAGCGCCGACGCCCGGCTGATCGCGGAGTTGGCGGAGCGGAACGGCATCCCGGTCATGAGCAGCTCGGCGCTGCGTTACGCGGTTCCGCTCGTGCAAGCGTTGGCCGCGGAGGAGTCGCCGGTCAGCGGGATCGATGCGTACGGGCCGATGGACATCGAGCCGACGCAGGGCGGGCTGTTCTGGTACGGCATCCATACGGTCGAGATGGTGTACGCGGCGCTCGGACCGGGATGCGTCGAGGTGATCGCGCGCGCGAACGAGTCCCACGACGTGGTGACGGGCGTATGGGCGGACGGCCGCATCGCAACGATCCGGGGCAACCGGATCGGCAATTACCGGTTCGGCGCGATCCTACACCGGGCGAGCGGCTCGCAGCCGGTTGACGTGTCGGCGACGCCGAAGCCGTATTACGCCAGCTTGCTGGAGCAGGTGATCGGGATGTTCCGCACCGGCGCAGCGCCCCTGGCGATGGCGGAGACGCTGGAAGTGATCCGCTTCGTCGAAGCGGCGAACGAGAGCCGGGAGACCGGCCGGCCCGTGCGGTTGTAG
- a CDS encoding YheC/YheD family protein: MKTDGGRLRIYSKWKRMIPLMADAASKANVPETHRYGPVILGQLLKRYGMVYVKPDLGAHGRDVFRIERLGRGRTAAYRLRSNGRTRRFGRLSGVTAALAVPARRENYLVQQGIRLLRYRRRPFDFRVMTQRNERGRWEVTGIAGRLARTGRIVTNGSQGAEILYAGTLLRSRAKGDAPRQVRRLESLALTASEAFGRAYPASRELGFDIAADNELRLWILEVNTRPEATPFTKLPNRSMYRRILKLRRFNAAPPKPARPLRTVPPAARKRRPASFEASGRIPGALMKRLRKPSAVKPASRTAGRAARRVS, from the coding sequence GTGAAGACGGACGGAGGGAGACTCCGCATCTACAGCAAATGGAAGCGCATGATCCCCCTGATGGCGGATGCCGCGTCGAAGGCCAACGTGCCGGAGACGCATCGGTACGGACCCGTAATCCTCGGCCAATTGCTGAAGCGATACGGCATGGTGTATGTGAAGCCCGATCTGGGGGCGCACGGACGCGATGTGTTCCGCATCGAGCGTCTGGGGCGGGGGAGAACGGCGGCGTACCGGCTAAGGTCCAACGGCAGGACGCGCCGCTTCGGGCGTTTGTCGGGAGTGACGGCGGCGCTGGCCGTTCCGGCGCGGCGGGAAAACTATTTGGTGCAGCAGGGGATTCGGCTGCTTCGTTACCGGCGGCGGCCGTTCGATTTTCGCGTGATGACGCAGAGGAACGAGAGAGGCAGATGGGAGGTGACGGGCATCGCCGGAAGGCTGGCACGGACGGGGCGCATCGTCACGAACGGCAGTCAGGGAGCGGAGATTCTCTATGCCGGGACGCTGCTCCGGTCACGGGCGAAGGGAGACGCGCCCAGGCAGGTGCGAAGGCTGGAATCGCTCGCGCTGACCGCTTCCGAGGCGTTCGGGCGCGCGTATCCCGCCTCCAGGGAGCTTGGCTTCGACATCGCGGCCGACAATGAGCTGAGGCTGTGGATCTTGGAGGTCAACACGCGGCCGGAGGCGACGCCGTTCACGAAGCTCCCGAACCGGTCGATGTACCGGCGCATCCTGAAGCTGCGCCGCTTCAACGCCGCTCCTCCCAAGCCGGCCCGGCCGCTCCGTACTGTGCCGCCCGCAGCGCGCAAGCGGCGGCCGGCGAGCTTCGAGGCCTCCGGGCGTATTCCCGGGGCGCTGATGAAACGGCTCCGGAAACCGTCGGCGGTTAAGCCCGCAAGCCGGACCGCGGGGCGTGCGGCCCGCCGCGTATCGTGA
- a CDS encoding glycoside hydrolase family 88/105 protein — MNKPWSVAMSESFMQQYPIVSDMPFQKRRCWNYENGCILTAFERMWRRTGDDRYFRYIQENMDLFIREDGSIETYNLNEYNVDMINQGKTLFLLYERTGQEKYRKAIELLVTQLKGHPRTSEGGLWHKKIYPFQMWLDGVYMTSPLLAQYAQTFGDPHWFDDVANEILLMERVARDPKTGLLYHGWDESREQRWANKETGCSPHFWGRGLGWYVMAIVDVLDFMPLGHPQRGQIVGIFHRLAEAIVRVQDAESGMWWQVLDQGGREKNYLEASASSMFACALAKGANKGYLGDWALESARKAHAGLLERYVERDPDGSLHLNGICSVAGLGGNPYRDGSYEYYMSEPIRRDDPKGFAPFVMACLEIEEADGARNVL, encoded by the coding sequence TTGAACAAACCTTGGTCCGTTGCCATGTCGGAATCGTTTATGCAGCAATACCCCATCGTCTCGGATATGCCGTTCCAAAAGCGCCGTTGTTGGAATTACGAAAACGGTTGCATTTTAACCGCATTCGAGCGCATGTGGCGCCGGACGGGCGACGACCGGTATTTCCGGTACATTCAGGAGAACATGGATCTGTTCATCCGCGAAGACGGATCGATCGAGACGTACAACCTGAACGAGTACAACGTCGACATGATCAATCAGGGCAAGACGCTGTTCCTGCTGTACGAGAGAACCGGCCAGGAGAAATACCGCAAGGCGATCGAGCTGCTCGTGACGCAACTGAAAGGGCATCCCCGCACGAGCGAAGGCGGTCTCTGGCACAAAAAAATTTATCCGTTCCAAATGTGGCTCGACGGCGTGTATATGACGTCCCCGCTGCTGGCCCAATATGCCCAAACGTTCGGTGACCCGCATTGGTTCGACGACGTGGCGAACGAAATTTTGCTGATGGAGCGCGTCGCCCGCGACCCGAAAACCGGCTTGCTCTACCACGGTTGGGACGAGAGCCGCGAGCAGCGCTGGGCCAATAAGGAAACCGGTTGCTCGCCGCATTTCTGGGGGCGCGGCCTCGGCTGGTATGTTATGGCGATTGTCGACGTACTGGACTTTATGCCGCTCGGCCATCCGCAACGCGGGCAGATCGTCGGCATCTTCCACCGGCTGGCGGAAGCGATCGTCCGTGTCCAGGATGCCGAGAGCGGAATGTGGTGGCAAGTGCTCGACCAAGGCGGACGGGAGAAAAACTACCTGGAAGCGTCGGCTTCGTCGATGTTCGCCTGCGCGCTCGCCAAAGGCGCGAACAAAGGTTATCTGGGCGATTGGGCGCTGGAGTCCGCCCGCAAAGCCCATGCGGGGCTGCTGGAGCGGTACGTCGAGCGCGATCCGGACGGCTCTCTGCACCTGAACGGCATCTGCAGCGTCGCCGGCCTGGGCGGCAACCCGTATCGCGACGGCTCGTACGAATACTACATGAGCGAACCGATCCGCCGGGACGATCCGAAGGGCTTCGCGCCGTTTGTGATGGCTTGCCTCGAGATCGAGGAAGCGGACGGCGCGCGCAATGTCCTCTGA